The following is a genomic window from Oscillospiraceae bacterium.
CCCATTTTAAGCAACAGTTTGCTGCATGCACGGGCGGTGGAGCCAGTGGTGTATACATCGTCAATTAAAAGAACGGTTTTTCCTTGCAGTTTTCTCTTACGGAAAGGGAGCGCTACAAAGCTGTTCTTGGCGTTTTCCACTCGTTCCTTTCCGCTTAAGGAAGATTGACGGATTGCACCGAGCTTTTTTCTCAGAAAGCCTGAACACAGCGGAACTTTTAAGAATTTCTTTAGTACAATGGCAATTTCCAAGGCTGGATTGTAGCCCATTTTGCAAAAGGATTTGATGCCGGATGGAACAGCGGTGATGATATCCGGCGTAATGTGATAAGAATCCAGAGTTTCTGCTATCAGCTTGGCAAACCCTTTGGCTTTGTAAAACTGATGCCCCAGCTTATACGCTAAAAGTCCGTCCTTCGCCACGCCGTCGTAATAGTAGCAGGAGATGGCAAGACGGAAGGGCGGAAGCTTTTTATCGCATTCCTCACAAAGAGGCAGTCTGCCTTTATCCTGACCGCAGATGGCACATTTTTGTGTTTTTCGGTATTCTTTGATCAGATTTCTGCATTTGGGACACAGAAAGTCTTCTTTGGAAACAGGGGCGTCACAAAAGGGACAGATTCGAAAGGGATTTTTTATCATTTAAGCCAGTCCTAACAATTTTACAAGATACACACAAATAAAAATACTGCCGATGGAGACCAACGATGTCAGCGAAACACCGTAGGCGGATATATCCGGGTCTACCCCCAGCTTTTTTGCCATTACAAAGCAGTTTACCGCCGCAGGAGTTGCGCTTAAAATGGATGTGATAATCAGGGCATTTCCACGAAATCCCAAAAGAATGGCGGTGCCTAAAAATAACGCAGGGGCCAAAATGTTTCGGAAAAACACAGCCAACAGAATGTAGCCACGGTTGGTTTGAAACCCCTTTAAGGTGATGTTGGCACCGATGATTAAAAGACCTAAAGAGGAGGCAATATCTCCTGCAAATTCAAGGCTTTTATCCAAAATGGGATGGATGGGAAGTTTCAAAACTGACACCACAAGTCCCAAAGCTGTGCCGATAATCAGAGGGTTTTTTATCACATCCAAAAACAGGTTGGATTTCTTTTGCAATTGGTTGCCGTAATAGGAGAGCAAAATCACAGCGGTCACGTTGTAGCAAATGGTCACAAATGCCAGAACAATCGCCATTGTCAGCACGCCTTGGTTATCCATTAAGCTGATAGCTAAGGGCATTCCCGCAATGGCAAAATTGGAACGGAAGCCAATCTGAATCACAGCACCTTTTTTCTTAGGGTCACGGATTTTAAAGCATAGACCAATCAACAAGAATACATACCCTAAAATTGCGAGAATCACAAACAAAAGTAGTTTTGGATTCAATGCAGTGGATAAATCTGCCTTTGCCACGGTGTGAAACAGCAGGGCAGGTGTGCCCACATAGTATACCAGCTTCACAATGTCTTCTTTGGTAACCTCCGAAAAAAAGCGGATGTGATTTAAAAATACGCCCAGAAACACCACCACAAATACGGGGGCGATGGCGTTGACGGTATCAAAAAACAGTGTCATAGCAAGCGTTCCTTTCTCTTAGAGAGACCAGAATTGCAAAAATAAGGTGTAAATACCAAGATAGGGGTCTGTTACCTGACCGCTTTTTAGTTTGCAGTCAGTTTCGGCACAGAAGATGAGCAACTGTTCCAGTTTTTTGGCAGAGATATTTTTCCCCTGACGAAGATATTTGTTGATGACAAAATCAGGCACATTCTTTCCCAAAAGAGGTCTGATTTCAGCGTTGGGAATCCGTTCGTCCTGACCAATTTTTGCCAGATACATTCCCGAAATGTGTCGGGCAAGCAGGGTAAAAATCATCTGTGCAGGCGTTTTGGACGGGGTTAATTTCAGTTGATTTAATAATCGATACGCTTTTTCCTTTTGTCCCGTTACCAAAAATTCCGATAAATCGAAGATTACCGCCTGCATGGATTTTTGCATAAACTGATCCAGCACCTGTTCGGTGACGGTGTCAATGTCCTGCAGGTATGCGCAAATCGTTTCGATTAGGTTGATGATGGCATACATATTGGGTTCGCTGTCTGTGATAATTTTATCCACCAGAGAAGCAGGAATTTTCTTCTGCCGTTTGGTAAATTCGCGGTTGATAAAGGCACGCATATCTGCGGGATTCGGGTACTTACATTCCACGCAGACACCTTGTTTCTGAGAGATTGTCCAGATGGCAGAACGCTTGTCCAAAGCGGTTTCTCTGATGATTAAAATGGTAAAGGGAGCTAAGTTTTTCATCTGCTCTGTAAGAGCTTCCCGAAAGTCGGCAGGTGCTTTCATTAAGTCCACCTGATTTAAATAGACAACTTTGTATTCTGCCATCACGGGAGGTTGTTCCAAGGTGTTTCGCAGTTCTGTTTTATCGGGTAATTGTTGGTAATGGAACAAATTAAAGCAAGAGAAATTATCATCCACCACACTTTGGATGATTCGGTTGATATAAAATTCTTTTAAGTAGTCTTCTTCTCCATAAAAGAAATAAAGGTTGGAGAAGTTTCTTTCTGTGATGGTGCGGTTTAATTCTTTTAATTCCATAACGTTTTTTGCTCCTTGGTACCGTAAAAGCTGAAATTTTCACGGTCAAATATCAACATGGAATAATTATCATATAAGTTGGTGTCCGGATGCCATTCTTTTTTGGATAGCATCCGAAAATCAGTTGTGATTTTACCGATTTGGGCTGTGATACTGCTTCGGCGTTTGAAGTTTGCAATCCAGATTTTAGATGGGTTTTGGGATGCCTTTTCCAGAACATATCCCGCATCTTGCGAAAAGGAAACCAGATGTGTTCCGTAAGAGAATTCTGTTTCGTAGAGTTTTTTAGAATCAGCAATCAGCCGAATAAAAATTCCGTCCACCCGGGTGGTAAGATTATGCTCCAATAAGAACGTATCGGTGGTGTTTTTCATCAGATGTTCATACTTTGCAGGACAAACTACAGGTGCCGATGGCAGCTCTTTTAAGAGTGTTTCTGTCTGCTCGGAATTGGAAAGTTCGGTTAAAATAATCAGTGCCACAGAGGCATATTCATCGTAGGAAGAACCTCTTGCGTAGGCAATATCTTTTAAGCTTCCGTACAAAATCAGACGATCTGCGGGAGATTTTATCACTGCAGAATTGGTGTTTTTTGCACCTAAAAAAGTAACCGTCAATTGATTTTTCGGGAAGGGGAAGACAGTGTTGGTCAATGCTGTCATCAAAATGATTGCAGAAAGACTCCCCAAAGCAATTCGTTTGTATTTTCCTGTTAATCGGCAAACAAAGAATAACAGTACAGCTCCGCCAATCCATAAGAGAAATGAGATTTCTCCCAAAGAAAATGTCAACGGATGGCTGATTTTTGCAGAGCAGTGTATCAAAAACAGGAAGAGGTTTGCCAAAAGATTGGTTCCGTACAAAACAATAGGTCCAACCAACGAAAGATTGGCAACCGCCATTCCGATGACCGCAAGAATCAGGATTGGAGACACCAAGGGTGCTACCAAAAAATTAGCAAGAACGGAGCCTAAGGGGATTTTGGAAAAATACAGCAGAATGACGGGTAGGGTAAAGGGTTGCACCGCAGCATACATGGCAAGGGTGCTTCTTAAATATTCTGTGGGAACCTTACGAAACAGCTTGGTAAAAGGTTCATAAAATGCGGTAATACCAAAGGTTGCCCCGAAGGTTAATAAGAATGAGGGATTAAAAATCAAAATGGGCGTTACTGTTAAAAATAAGCAGGCAATTGCCAGCACTGTAACATAGGATTTTACGGGTTTTATGTAAAATATATCGTATCCAAACAAAAGTGATATCATCAAAAGTGAACGCATCACAGGGATGGTTCCGCCGGTAAACCAGGCAAACAGAATCAGAAGAGGCAGGGTGATGAACAGCCGTTTTCTTCTGCTTTTAAAAAAGATTCCCAAAAGGAACAGCAAGGCATTTGCTAAAAAGACAAAATGCATTCCCGACACTACCACAATATGCACTGTGCCGGTGTCTAAAAATTCCTGATACTGGTCCTCTGCCATCAAGGATTTATCTGAGCTTAACAGCGCTGTCAGAAAAGCAGCAGTTTTCCGGGGATAATGGTTTGAAAAATGGTCTTTTGCAAGATTTCTGAGAACTTTGGAGCCGTATAACCAATCATTTTCGATTCCGTGACGGGTTACTTTAGGTTCATAGGGAAAGGTAGCGGACAAAAAGGTATTGTTTCCCAAAAGACGTCGTGTTTGACCCGCTTCTTTGTTGTTTGGCTGGATCGCTGAAAGAACAGGTTCGTACAAGGTCACTTTTTCACCCGGAAGTAAGGACTTTTCGGTTCTGATTTTTACCGAAACCTTTTCACCGTTTTCCAAGGTGATGGTGCAATAGTCGGTATCGTGATAACGGTTGATCTCTCCGCTCACCACTCCCGTTAAAGAAGATGGATTTTCACGGCAAAGGGTAACAGCCTTTTGAAAGTGTACTGCCTCGTAGGTTTGATAAAGCAGGGCGGAACATGTCGAAATAATCAGTAAAACCGTGCACTTTCCCATTGTTTTTAGCAAAGGAAATTTCCGCTTGGTAACCCGAGAATAGAGGAAGATTCCGGTTGTCAAAAGCCCTGCCAAAAAAGAGGCTAATATAAAAACCAGGATATTTGAACCCAAATATCCTGATAAACATATTCCGAAAAGCCAAGAAACAAAACACCCTGCAGGAAACATTGATTATCCTTTAGGATTAACGATATCACGCCAACCGAAGTCGCCGCGTTCCAGCCCCTGAATCAGAACTTCCGCAGTTGCCACGTTGGTAGCAAGAGGAATATTATGCACATCACACAGACGGAACAGAGCGTTTACATCAGGTTCGTGAGGCTGTGCAGTTAAGGGATCACGGAAAAACAGAACCAGGTCAATTTCGTTATAAGCAATTCTTGCTCCGATTTGCTGGTCGCCGCCCTGAGGGCCGGATAAAAAACGATGAACCTGCAGTCCGGTTGCGTCTGCAACCAATCCACCGGTGGTCCCTGTGGCAAACAAATTATGTTTTTGCAGGATAAATTTATATGCAATGGCGAACTGAACCATCAGTTCTTTCTTTTGGTCGTGTGCAATCAAAGCAATATTCATAGTCGGCCCCTCCATTTCTTCTGTGTAAGTGGGTGAAAACTGTTAAAATTAACGTAATTTTACGGGAATTTTCTCGCCCGTGATACGTTTTGCGGTATTTTTGATTTCTCTGACACATTTTTTGCGAGGATCATCTAAAATCAATTTTCCCTGATTCTGGAAGGAAATCATACTGTCCTCGTGACGCCAGATGCCAAGTAACGGTGTTCCCAAACGGTTTAAGATTTCGTCCACATTGGGCATCATCTTTCTTCGTACCAATCTGGGACTAAATTTATTGATAATCACATAATTATCTTTGATATTCGCTCCTGTTGCTGCCTGAAGCACCCGATCCGCATCTCGCATAGACGCAAAATCCGGAGTTACCACCGTGATGGTGATATCTGCCACCGAAATGGCGTTTTTAAAACCTGCTTCAATACCTGCAGGGGCATCTAAGATTACATAATCAAATTCTTTTGCGGCGCCGCCCACCATCCAACAGAATTTTTCTGTTTCCAGATCTTCTTTCTCAATGGTCTGGGATGCCGGAAGAAAATAAAGCTCTCCGTATTTTTCAAAGTGATAGCAAGCTTCTTTTAAGGGAATTTTCCCTTCATAAACATCGGTCATATCGTACACAATAACGCTTTGCACGCCAAATACGATATCTAAGTTTCGAAGGCCGATATCCGTGTCAATAATCAGCACTTTTTTGCCTAATTGTGCCAATGCTGCCGCCAGATTTGCCGAAACGGTGGTTTTGCCAACGCCGCCTTTTCCGGATGCAATCGCAACAATTTTTCCCATCGGAATATCTGCCTCCTCTCTGATGAATTTTTGTTGTATTTTTCTTGTTTAAAATCAATTTCAAATCATTATATCACACTTTTTTTAAAAAGTCAAATCTGTTTTTTGAAAAAAAGATTTATTGTGAATACAACAAGGTTCCGGGGTACCCGACCGCAATCTTTGATTGCGTTATCGGGTCGGGTTCTTATTTTTATGCATCCTGATTTGCATTTTTATGCTTTCTGCAGGCAATCCGTTTTGCCAGAAACATCACTGTAAGGATTGCTGCGGCAACGCCTGCAGTGTCCAGCAACATATCTGAGATGCGCATGGCTCTTCCGCCACCGGTATGATATTGGATGCACTCATCGGATATGGCAATCAGTATCCCATACCCAAGTGCCGGCCACCATTTTTGCAGCCAATACTTGCTCGCCTGATATGCGAAAACGCCCAGCAGGAAAAATTCGCTGAAATGAGCGGCTTTCCGAATCAGATAATGGGCGAAATAGGTGGGAATCTGAAGCCCTGTTAACCAATGAAACCAGTTTAACAGACGCTTTAGCAAACCGCCTGACAAGTTTGCTGATGCTTCGGCAGGTTGCAGGGAAAAGGAAAAAATCACCGCCGTCCAGATAAGGGCCAGAACGGTGAAAATCATCGCTTTTTGATAAGATTTCATAAGTAAAAGTCCTTTTTCTATTCGTATGCCGCACGGGCTCCGCCAATCAATTTCGGGCGGGTATAAGCACAGAGAATGGGAGCTTTTCCGATTATATTATGTGCTAATCTTACAGGTACGGCAACCTCTTTTAAGTGCATTCCGATTAAGGTTCCGCCAATGTCAATCCCTAAGTCTGCCCGCACTTTTTCCACCACTACAGGGTTGGAAAAATGTGCATAGCAAGCAGTGGCAAAAGAGCCTCCTGCCTTGGGCTTGGGAACCACCCAAACAGGCTCATACCCCAGGGAATCTGCCACATTTTTTTCTATCACAAGAGCACGGTTCAAATGCTCGCAACACTGGGCTGCCAACTTGATTCCTTTTTCTTTTAAAAGGGGAACTATCGTTGAAACCAAAGCGTCTGCCGCTTCGTATGCTGAGTGCGTTCCAATGGTTTCCCCCAGAATTTCCGAGGTGGAACAGCCGATAACCAGAAGAGAACCTTCTTTGGCACCGGTTTTTTCCAGAAATTCTTCAATCAGCGATTTTGCCTGTGTTTTGATGGATTCGTACATAACAATTCTCCGTGTAATCAGAGTTTATTTCAGCACCGTTTCGTTGAAGAAACGGTTTTTTTCAAGAACTTTAAACAACGGGACACCAATTACGGTGACCACTCCGATTTCTCCCAATGCCGCAGTGAAAAAGCTGTACCAGAAGGGCAAACCGATATAAACCAGTTCCCAGCCGATAAACACCATAGAAAGGGCAGGGAATATGGATGCTGTCCAGATATTTTTCACATAACGCATTCCCACCACGGTAAATACGGTGGATGCTAC
Proteins encoded in this region:
- the holA gene encoding DNA polymerase III subunit delta, whose translation is MELKELNRTITERNFSNLYFFYGEEDYLKEFYINRIIQSVVDDNFSCFNLFHYQQLPDKTELRNTLEQPPVMAEYKVVYLNQVDLMKAPADFREALTEQMKNLAPFTILIIRETALDKRSAIWTISQKQGVCVECKYPNPADMRAFINREFTKRQKKIPASLVDKIITDSEPNMYAIINLIETICAYLQDIDTVTEQVLDQFMQKSMQAVIFDLSEFLVTGQKEKAYRLLNQLKLTPSKTPAQMIFTLLARHISGMYLAKIGQDERIPNAEIRPLLGKNVPDFVINKYLRQGKNISAKKLEQLLIFCAETDCKLKSGQVTDPYLGIYTLFLQFWSL
- a CDS encoding AEC family transporter, which produces MTLFFDTVNAIAPVFVVVFLGVFLNHIRFFSEVTKEDIVKLVYYVGTPALLFHTVAKADLSTALNPKLLLFVILAILGYVFLLIGLCFKIRDPKKKGAVIQIGFRSNFAIAGMPLAISLMDNQGVLTMAIVLAFVTICYNVTAVILLSYYGNQLQKKSNLFLDVIKNPLIIGTALGLVVSVLKLPIHPILDKSLEFAGDIASSLGLLIIGANITLKGFQTNRGYILLAVFFRNILAPALFLGTAILLGFRGNALIITSILSATPAAVNCFVMAKKLGVDPDISAYGVSLTSLVSIGSIFICVYLVKLLGLA
- the minD gene encoding septum site-determining protein MinD, producing the protein MGKIVAIASGKGGVGKTTVSANLAAALAQLGKKVLIIDTDIGLRNLDIVFGVQSVIVYDMTDVYEGKIPLKEACYHFEKYGELYFLPASQTIEKEDLETEKFCWMVGGAAKEFDYVILDAPAGIEAGFKNAISVADITITVVTPDFASMRDADRVLQAATGANIKDNYVIINKFSPRLVRRKMMPNVDEILNRLGTPLLGIWRHEDSMISFQNQGKLILDDPRKKCVREIKNTAKRITGEKIPVKLR
- a CDS encoding ComEC/Rec2 family competence protein, with the translated sequence MFPAGCFVSWLFGICLSGYLGSNILVFILASFLAGLLTTGIFLYSRVTKRKFPLLKTMGKCTVLLIISTCSALLYQTYEAVHFQKAVTLCRENPSSLTGVVSGEINRYHDTDYCTITLENGEKVSVKIRTEKSLLPGEKVTLYEPVLSAIQPNNKEAGQTRRLLGNNTFLSATFPYEPKVTRHGIENDWLYGSKVLRNLAKDHFSNHYPRKTAAFLTALLSSDKSLMAEDQYQEFLDTGTVHIVVVSGMHFVFLANALLFLLGIFFKSRRKRLFITLPLLILFAWFTGGTIPVMRSLLMISLLFGYDIFYIKPVKSYVTVLAIACLFLTVTPILIFNPSFLLTFGATFGITAFYEPFTKLFRKVPTEYLRSTLAMYAAVQPFTLPVILLYFSKIPLGSVLANFLVAPLVSPILILAVIGMAVANLSLVGPIVLYGTNLLANLFLFLIHCSAKISHPLTFSLGEISFLLWIGGAVLLFFVCRLTGKYKRIALGSLSAIILMTALTNTVFPFPKNQLTVTFLGAKNTNSAVIKSPADRLILYGSLKDIAYARGSSYDEYASVALIILTELSNSEQTETLLKELPSAPVVCPAKYEHLMKNTTDTFLLEHNLTTRVDGIFIRLIADSKKLYETEFSYGTHLVSFSQDAGYVLEKASQNPSKIWIANFKRRSSITAQIGKITTDFRMLSKKEWHPDTNLYDNYSMLIFDRENFSFYGTKEQKTLWN
- a CDS encoding QueT transporter family protein — translated: MKKSNLTAFLRICVTAALYVALTLVIAPLSYGALQFRISEVLTLLCFFKKDYCYALILGCFISNLFSPLGALDLVFGVASTVFTVVGMRYVKNIWTASIFPALSMVFIGWELVYIGLPFWYSFFTAALGEIGVVTVIGVPLFKVLEKNRFFNETVLK
- a CDS encoding TIGR01440 family protein — translated: MYESIKTQAKSLIEEFLEKTGAKEGSLLVIGCSTSEILGETIGTHSAYEAADALVSTIVPLLKEKGIKLAAQCCEHLNRALVIEKNVADSLGYEPVWVVPKPKAGGSFATACYAHFSNPVVVEKVRADLGIDIGGTLIGMHLKEVAVPVRLAHNIIGKAPILCAYTRPKLIGGARAAYE
- the mgsA gene encoding methylglyoxal synthase, whose product is MNIALIAHDQKKELMVQFAIAYKFILQKHNLFATGTTGGLVADATGLQVHRFLSGPQGGDQQIGARIAYNEIDLVLFFRDPLTAQPHEPDVNALFRLCDVHNIPLATNVATAEVLIQGLERGDFGWRDIVNPKG
- a CDS encoding VanZ family protein is translated as MKSYQKAMIFTVLALIWTAVIFSFSLQPAEASANLSGGLLKRLLNWFHWLTGLQIPTYFAHYLIRKAAHFSEFFLLGVFAYQASKYWLQKWWPALGYGILIAISDECIQYHTGGGRAMRISDMLLDTAGVAAAILTVMFLAKRIACRKHKNANQDA
- a CDS encoding ComF family protein, which produces MIKNPFRICPFCDAPVSKEDFLCPKCRNLIKEYRKTQKCAICGQDKGRLPLCEECDKKLPPFRLAISCYYYDGVAKDGLLAYKLGHQFYKAKGFAKLIAETLDSYHITPDIITAVPSGIKSFCKMGYNPALEIAIVLKKFLKVPLCSGFLRKKLGAIRQSSLSGKERVENAKNSFVALPFRKRKLQGKTVLLIDDVYTTGSTARACSKLLLKMGAKDVYVLTLLGNAKR